From one Candidatus Aminicenantes bacterium genomic stretch:
- the arcC gene encoding carbamate kinase, translating into MKKRTALVAFGGNAMLPAGSRGTASEQYRNARNAAALMAEIVRKGYELVIVHGNGPQVGNILLQMEAGANITPPMPIDICDAMTEGSMGYLLERALINELRKRSIDKEVVTMLTQVVVDRNDPAFSRPTKPIGPFYPDFRARQLRRENRWEMVEDAGRGFRRVVPSPHPIDIVPKRAIRTLLDNGVIVISAGGGGIPVHINGSGYLEGVEAVIDKDFAASLIAREEGVDLFVILTGVDRVYENFGTPEAKPVRVMSLSRARAMLEAGQFPAGSMAPKIKAAMEYIEAGGREVLITSAEKLKAAMIGRSGTRIVAGGES; encoded by the coding sequence ATGAAAAAACGAACAGCGCTTGTAGCATTCGGCGGCAACGCCATGTTGCCCGCGGGCAGCCGGGGAACCGCCAGCGAACAATACCGCAATGCCCGTAACGCAGCCGCCCTGATGGCGGAAATCGTGCGCAAAGGGTACGAGTTGGTGATCGTTCACGGCAACGGACCACAGGTGGGCAACATTCTGTTGCAGATGGAAGCCGGGGCCAATATTACTCCGCCCATGCCCATTGATATCTGTGATGCCATGACTGAGGGCAGTATGGGGTACTTGCTGGAGCGGGCATTGATCAACGAGCTGCGCAAACGATCGATCGACAAAGAAGTGGTTACGATGCTGACCCAGGTGGTGGTGGATCGCAATGATCCCGCCTTTTCCCGTCCCACCAAACCCATCGGTCCGTTTTACCCGGATTTTCGCGCTCGGCAGTTGAGAAGAGAAAATCGTTGGGAGATGGTGGAAGATGCCGGAAGGGGTTTCAGGCGCGTTGTGCCTTCGCCGCATCCCATCGATATCGTTCCCAAACGCGCCATTCGTACCCTGCTTGACAACGGCGTCATCGTCATCAGCGCCGGCGGGGGCGGTATTCCGGTTCATATCAACGGCTCGGGCTATCTGGAGGGAGTGGAAGCGGTAATCGACAAAGATTTCGCCGCTTCTTTGATCGCTCGAGAAGAAGGGGTTGACCTTTTCGTGATCCTTACCGGCGTGGACCGTGTGTATGAAAATTTCGGAACTCCGGAAGCCAAGCCGGTACGTGTCATGAGCCTGTCCCGGGCCCGGGCCATGCTGGAGGCCGGGCAATTCCCGGCCGGCTCAATGGCGCCCAAGATCAAGGCCGCCATGGAGTACATTGAGGCGGGAGGCCGGGAAGTGTTGATCACTTCAGCAGAGAAACTGAAAGCGGCAATGATCGGGAGGTCCGGCACACGTATCGTGGCTGGAGGGGAGTCATGA
- the tsaE gene encoding tRNA (adenosine(37)-N6)-threonylcarbamoyltransferase complex ATPase subunit type 1 TsaE → MNCPRPLREFMMIRGLSRSSAETRLWGNALGGVLIGKELILVHGGLGVGKTRFVQGLYAGLGGDPGDIVSPTFSLMNVHDLADGLRLLHYDLYRLEAVAGGRMPEIDDELGEAIQVVEWAQYLGPRYQKLPDAVTVILEFAGEENGQRNIFIQWRNLNAAGLAKEMKRLGLDVHSG, encoded by the coding sequence ATGAATTGCCCGCGGCCATTAAGGGAATTCATGATGATCCGGGGCCTTTCACGATCGAGCGCTGAAACCCGGCTCTGGGGGAACGCCCTGGGCGGAGTCCTGATCGGCAAAGAGCTGATCCTGGTTCATGGCGGACTGGGCGTTGGCAAGACTCGTTTTGTCCAGGGCCTGTACGCCGGGCTGGGAGGAGATCCGGGCGACATCGTCAGCCCGACTTTTTCCTTGATGAATGTTCACGATCTTGCCGACGGATTGCGGTTGCTCCATTACGACCTGTACCGCTTGGAAGCGGTTGCGGGCGGACGCATGCCGGAAATCGACGATGAACTCGGGGAAGCAATCCAGGTAGTGGAATGGGCCCAATACCTGGGACCTCGCTACCAGAAATTACCCGATGCCGTCACCGTTATCCTGGAATTTGCAGGCGAAGAGAACGGGCAGCGAAATATCTTTATTCAATGGCGCAACTTGAATGCCGCCGGCCTGGCAAAAGAAATGAAACGACTGGGACTTGACGTCCATTCCGGCTGA
- a CDS encoding GTPase — MRKALIMGAAGRDFHNFNTFFRHRKDIEVVAFTATQIPGIDDKKYPAELAGKEQYPNGIPIHPETELENLIRDHGIQDVYFSYSDLPYEYVMSRSAQVNMTGANFILLGPGETMVKSSKPVVSICAVRTGCGKSQTTRRVSAVLQEMGLKVAAIRHPMPYGDLVKQRVQRFASLEDLKKHECTIEEMEEYEPHIASGTVIYAGVDYEAILREAEKEADIILWDGGNNDFPFYHSDLEIVVVDPHRPGHEVSYYPGEVNLRRADVIVINKIDTADLDGILEVRENIREFNPGAVVVDAASPVFVDDSEKIRGKRVLVVEDGPTLTHGEMTYGAGVVAAYKFGAEELVNPRPFAVGEIEKTYAKYPEIGEELLPAMGYGDKQIKDLEATINAVDCDLVIIGTPIDLGRVITINKPMVRVTYELDEIGKPTLADILQKKFRK, encoded by the coding sequence ATGCGCAAAGCCCTTATTATGGGTGCGGCTGGACGGGATTTTCACAATTTCAACACGTTTTTCCGCCATCGCAAGGATATCGAGGTAGTGGCCTTTACCGCCACGCAGATTCCAGGGATCGATGACAAAAAGTATCCGGCTGAGCTGGCGGGAAAGGAACAATATCCAAACGGCATTCCCATCCATCCTGAGACTGAACTGGAAAACCTGATCCGTGATCACGGTATTCAGGACGTGTATTTCTCATACAGCGACCTGCCCTACGAGTATGTGATGAGTCGTTCCGCCCAGGTAAATATGACGGGCGCCAATTTCATCTTGCTCGGTCCCGGTGAAACCATGGTAAAGAGTTCCAAGCCCGTGGTTTCGATCTGTGCCGTTCGAACCGGTTGCGGCAAGAGCCAGACAACCCGCCGGGTATCCGCGGTGCTCCAGGAGATGGGGCTGAAAGTGGCGGCTATCCGTCACCCCATGCCTTATGGCGACCTGGTTAAACAGCGGGTGCAGCGTTTTGCTTCGCTTGAAGATTTAAAAAAGCACGAGTGTACAATTGAAGAGATGGAAGAATACGAGCCCCATATCGCCAGTGGTACGGTGATATATGCCGGCGTCGATTATGAAGCCATCTTGCGCGAAGCGGAAAAAGAAGCAGACATCATATTGTGGGACGGCGGCAACAACGATTTCCCTTTCTACCATTCAGACCTGGAGATTGTGGTGGTGGATCCCCATCGTCCCGGTCACGAAGTTTCTTATTATCCGGGCGAAGTCAACCTGCGTCGCGCCGACGTGATTGTCATCAACAAGATTGATACCGCTGATCTGGATGGTATCCTTGAGGTTCGCGAAAATATCCGCGAGTTCAATCCCGGTGCGGTTGTCGTGGACGCTGCTTCCCCGGTTTTCGTTGATGATTCCGAAAAGATCCGCGGCAAGCGGGTCCTGGTTGTGGAAGACGGGCCTACCCTGACCCATGGCGAGATGACCTATGGTGCGGGAGTCGTGGCTGCATACAAATTCGGAGCTGAGGAGTTGGTGAATCCGCGTCCGTTTGCGGTCGGCGAGATCGAAAAAACCTACGCCAAATATCCGGAAATCGGCGAAGAACTGCTGCCGGCCATGGGATACGGTGACAAGCAGATAAAGGATCTGGAGGCCACGATCAATGCCGTGGACTGTGATCTGGTGATCATCGGCACACCCATTGATCTGGGACGGGTCATCACCATCAATAAACCCATGGTTCGAGTTACATACGAGCTGGATGAGATCGGCAAGCCCACACTTGCAGACATTCTGCAAAAAAAATTTCGGAAATAG
- a CDS encoding thioredoxin, with protein sequence MKPLTADTHDTALSTAETVVFDFSSPGCAPCRKVPALLESVIDELSLQDIQTYEINVSQVPELAARYMVLSVPTLIIFRNGTEIARFHSLPSRSKLRDALQ encoded by the coding sequence ATGAAACCGCTGACTGCCGACACCCATGATACTGCGCTTTCGACGGCCGAAACCGTTGTTTTTGATTTCAGTTCTCCCGGATGTGCTCCCTGCCGCAAAGTGCCGGCCCTGCTTGAAAGTGTGATTGATGAACTTTCCCTTCAGGACATCCAGACCTATGAGATCAACGTATCACAAGTGCCGGAACTGGCAGCTCGATACATGGTACTCAGTGTTCCCACCCTGATCATTTTTCGCAACGGGACTGAAATTGCGCGCTTTCATTCCCTGCCATCCAGGTCCAAACTGCGCGATGCCCTGCAATGA
- a CDS encoding NAD(P)H-hydrate dehydratase encodes MKLLTAQWMREIDSRAIEKIGIPSLVLMENASRGAARWFRECFPAARFSHAVVLAGRGNNGGDGMAVARILADWNVSTVVCLMAEPTALRADSARQYALMTSLGIPVHILPGKEALSRLFAQMPRERTFIVDALLGIGIDRPVIEGPLAQAIQAINASGLPVAAVDVPSGLCESVLPGKGLCVHAACTATFHALKVAHLYPDGNSQCGRIRVVDIGIPTMAEAGVGDSLMITTPELAYPLAAPRTPGAHKKDFGHVLSIAGSVDKPGAGFLCAYAALRGGAGLSTLALPQNSPSAALRNPEIMTLYWRQADDLAAVLQGFDAIAVGPGLGVDNPIPEMLNRLLSVSKVPLILDADALNALAGNLPRLRDASAPVVITPHPGEFSRLTGWPAEKILADRWRAARAVAMENKIVVVLKGHHTVVASPQGRVWVNATGNPGMATAGSGDVLTGFIAAQVARARSHCPLDEICAAAVYLHGKAGDLAAARMGEIGMTAGDLLDELPAAIKGIHDDPGPFTIER; translated from the coding sequence GTGAAATTGTTGACCGCCCAATGGATGCGGGAAATCGATTCCCGGGCCATTGAAAAGATCGGTATCCCCTCCCTGGTTTTGATGGAGAACGCTTCCCGGGGAGCGGCGCGCTGGTTCCGGGAGTGTTTCCCGGCTGCACGCTTCAGCCATGCTGTGGTCTTGGCGGGAAGGGGCAACAACGGCGGAGACGGAATGGCCGTGGCCCGGATCCTGGCGGATTGGAATGTCTCCACGGTTGTTTGCCTCATGGCGGAACCAACTGCATTGCGTGCCGATTCAGCGCGGCAATACGCATTAATGACATCCCTGGGTATACCGGTACACATATTGCCGGGAAAGGAAGCGTTGTCGCGGTTGTTTGCGCAAATGCCCCGGGAACGGACTTTTATAGTGGACGCCTTGCTGGGCATCGGTATCGATCGCCCGGTTATCGAGGGTCCACTGGCGCAGGCGATCCAGGCAATCAATGCCTCGGGTTTACCCGTTGCCGCAGTGGATGTTCCCTCCGGTCTATGCGAAAGTGTGCTTCCCGGGAAAGGACTCTGCGTGCATGCCGCATGTACGGCTACTTTTCATGCCTTGAAAGTGGCGCACCTTTATCCGGATGGAAATTCCCAATGCGGGCGCATCCGCGTAGTGGATATCGGGATTCCCACCATGGCTGAAGCGGGAGTGGGGGATTCGTTAATGATCACGACGCCGGAGTTGGCTTATCCCTTGGCGGCGCCGCGCACACCCGGGGCCCACAAGAAAGATTTCGGGCATGTGCTTTCGATTGCCGGTTCAGTAGACAAACCCGGTGCCGGATTTCTCTGCGCGTATGCGGCCCTGCGCGGAGGCGCGGGGCTGAGCACCCTTGCCTTGCCCCAGAACAGTCCGTCGGCAGCACTTCGGAATCCGGAAATCATGACCCTCTACTGGCGGCAAGCCGATGACCTGGCGGCCGTGCTGCAAGGCTTCGATGCCATCGCTGTCGGTCCCGGGCTGGGAGTGGATAACCCGATTCCGGAAATGCTGAACCGCTTGTTGAGCGTGTCAAAAGTGCCCTTGATCCTGGATGCGGATGCCTTGAATGCATTGGCCGGGAACCTGCCGCGTTTGCGCGATGCATCCGCTCCGGTGGTGATCACTCCCCATCCCGGAGAGTTCTCACGCTTGACCGGTTGGCCGGCCGAAAAAATTCTGGCGGACCGTTGGCGGGCGGCCCGTGCAGTGGCCATGGAAAACAAGATTGTCGTGGTTTTGAAAGGTCATCACACGGTGGTGGCTTCACCCCAGGGTCGTGTGTGGGTGAACGCAACCGGTAATCCCGGAATGGCTACTGCCGGGAGCGGGGACGTATTAACCGGATTCATTGCGGCCCAGGTGGCCCGGGCGCGCAGTCATTGCCCGTTGGACGAGATTTGCGCCGCCGCGGTTTACCTTCACGGAAAGGCCGGAGACCTGGCCGCCGCACGCATGGGAGAGATCGGCATGACGGCGGGTGACCTGCTGGATGAATTGCCCGCGGCCATTAAGGGAATTCATGATGATCCGGGGCCTTTCACGATCGAGCGCTGA